A genomic stretch from Perognathus longimembris pacificus isolate PPM17 chromosome 5, ASM2315922v1, whole genome shotgun sequence includes:
- the LOC125351572 gene encoding proline-rich protein 2-like translates to MRGSQTRGSHAGLPDAGPQTPGSHAGPPDAGPPDAGPPDAGPPDAGLPDAGLPDAAPRRGAPRRGAPTRGPHARPPGAGSQRVLRSTPRPGISVPVLPLRPGLQFQNILSWMSEHTTGHVSDPREQAGLGVPPLRADRSRAGVRGGLRRGPGCREPLSTWRLAPIDLPLPPEGATPSIPEQGDGLRVWGRRRRRPGDRPPVPPRGTRLARPRAREEASLEGKPELERDSRRAQGLRGPAATLPLHRVFRTVDG, encoded by the exons ATGCGGGGCTCCCAGACGCGGGGCTCCCATGCGGGGCTCCCAGACGCGGGGCCCCAGACACCGGGCTCCCATGCAGGGCCCCCAGACGCGGGGCCCCCAGACGCGGGGCCCCCAGACGCGGGGCCCCCAGACGCGGGGCTCCCAGACGCGGGGCTCCCAGACGCGGCCCCCAGACGCGGGGCCCCCAGACGCGGGGCCCCCACGCGGGGCCCCCACGCGCGGCCCCCAGGCGCGGGCTCCCAGCGGGTTCTGCGCTCCACCCCGCGTCCAG GGATTTCTGTGCCAGTGCTCCCACTCCGACCTGGGCTGCAGTTCCAGAACATTCTGTCCTGGATGTCCGAGCATACAACAG GTCACGTGAGTGACCCTCGGGAACAGGCAGGACTTGGGGTGCCCCCGCTGCGGGCAGACAGAAGCCGGGCTGGGGTCCGCGGGGGCCTTCGGCGCGGGCCCGGCTGCCGAGAGCCCCTCAGCACGTGG CGGCTTGCACCTATCGATTTGCCGCTGCCGCCCGAGGGAGCCACGCCGAGCATCCCGGAGCAGGGAGACGGGCTGCGTGtctgggggcggcggcggcggcggcctgggGACCGGCCACCTGTCCCTCCTAGGGGAACACGGCTGGCCAGGCCCAGGGCCCGAGAGGAAGCAAGCCTCGAAGGAAAACCGGAGCTCGAGAGAGACTCGCGCAGAGCGCAGGGCCTTCGGGGGCCGGCGGCCACCCTTCCTCTGCACCGCGTCTTCCGGACTGTTGATGGCTGA